In Natrinema amylolyticum, the following are encoded in one genomic region:
- a CDS encoding RsmB/NOP family class I SAM-dependent RNA methyltransferase — MEPLERYRPIIDDFDAFLAACERPLGNAVRVNTIKATVERTLAALDEAGLDYEQADWNPRVIDLETDSPGSTWTAFHGFTHGQEEVSAVPPVVLDPEPGERVWDCCAAPGGKATQIAALMDDRGTVVANDNNLGRISALRFNAERLGATSLAVTNADARNYSLERFDFDEFDRALVDAPCSCEGTIRKNPDALDNWSEGHISSVAGVQKGIIRRSIQATREGGTVVYSTCTFAPEENEAIVQHALDTESCRVVDFDLDLEHSPGLTEWDGDEFDSSLENAARIYPHHNDTGGFFVAKLEVTA, encoded by the coding sequence ATGGAGCCACTCGAGCGGTATCGACCGATCATCGACGACTTCGACGCCTTCCTCGCGGCCTGCGAGCGGCCGCTCGGCAACGCCGTTCGCGTCAATACGATCAAGGCCACCGTCGAACGGACGCTCGCGGCCCTCGACGAGGCGGGCCTCGACTACGAGCAGGCCGACTGGAACCCGCGCGTCATCGACCTCGAGACCGATTCGCCGGGATCGACCTGGACCGCCTTTCACGGCTTCACGCACGGCCAAGAGGAGGTCTCGGCGGTGCCGCCGGTCGTCCTCGACCCCGAACCCGGCGAACGGGTCTGGGACTGCTGTGCCGCCCCCGGCGGGAAGGCGACTCAGATCGCGGCGCTGATGGACGACCGCGGAACGGTCGTCGCGAACGACAACAACCTCGGGCGCATCTCGGCGCTGCGGTTCAACGCCGAGCGACTCGGCGCGACCAGCCTCGCGGTCACGAACGCCGACGCGCGCAACTACTCGCTCGAGCGCTTCGACTTCGACGAGTTCGACCGTGCTCTCGTCGACGCTCCCTGTTCCTGCGAGGGGACGATCCGGAAGAACCCCGACGCGCTGGACAACTGGTCCGAGGGCCACATCTCCTCCGTCGCGGGCGTCCAGAAGGGGATCATCCGGCGATCGATCCAGGCCACCCGCGAGGGCGGGACTGTCGTCTACTCGACCTGCACTTTCGCGCCCGAGGAGAACGAGGCTATTGTCCAGCACGCGCTGGACACCGAGTCCTGTCGCGTCGTCGACTTCGATCTCGACCTCGAGCACTCGCCGGGACTGACCGAATGGGACGGCGACGAATTCGACTCCAGCCTCGAGAACGCGGCTCGAATCTATCCCCACCACAACGACACCGGCGGCTTCTTCGTCGCGAAACTGGAGGTGACCGCGTAA
- a CDS encoding amidase, with the protein MSEETELTALSATELAAAIRTGDATATEALEAHLERIDRDDDEINAFVTVCDEAAREAAAEADRALRDGDDIGPLHGVPLALKDLGALKEGVRHTYGSALFADNVADETSAIVERLEDAGAVVIGKTNTPEFGHKGTTDNELVGPTASPIDTSLNAGGSSGGSAAALAAGMTPLATGSDAGGSLRIPAAACGVYGFKPTFGLVPDDGRPSAFGRKTQHVTKGPMTRTVEDAALMLEITSGPHSADPSSVPVEIDYRGAVERSIDDYRIAYSPDLDVFPITDEVRAVVEDAVGAFADAGATVDEIEIGHGYSMAELQEAVMATYMTSILETAALVDEEHGIDLRDRPEEVSDSLLAMLHIAEQHGPEDLARSGVVRTGVFDAVQDVLAEYDVLVTPTLSRADVGLREDLESDAWEWPLTWPFNWTSHPVASAPAGLTDGGHPVGLQLVGSRFGDDDVLTASAALERERPWAHLYE; encoded by the coding sequence ATGTCCGAGGAGACGGAACTCACGGCGCTGTCCGCGACGGAACTCGCGGCAGCGATTCGGACCGGGGACGCGACCGCGACCGAAGCCCTCGAGGCACACCTCGAGCGAATCGACCGCGACGACGACGAAATCAACGCCTTCGTGACGGTCTGCGACGAGGCGGCCCGCGAGGCTGCCGCCGAGGCCGACCGGGCACTTCGGGACGGCGACGATATCGGTCCGCTCCACGGCGTCCCGCTGGCACTGAAGGACCTCGGCGCGCTCAAGGAAGGGGTGCGGCACACGTACGGCTCGGCGCTGTTCGCGGACAACGTCGCCGACGAAACATCGGCGATCGTCGAGCGCCTCGAGGACGCGGGCGCCGTCGTGATCGGGAAGACCAATACGCCCGAATTCGGGCACAAGGGGACGACGGACAACGAACTCGTCGGACCGACGGCATCGCCGATCGATACGTCACTCAACGCCGGCGGCTCCTCCGGCGGCTCCGCGGCCGCACTCGCCGCCGGAATGACGCCGCTCGCAACGGGCAGCGACGCCGGCGGCTCGCTCCGGATTCCGGCGGCCGCCTGCGGGGTTTACGGCTTCAAACCGACCTTCGGGTTGGTGCCCGACGACGGTCGGCCGAGCGCCTTCGGCCGAAAGACCCAGCACGTCACTAAGGGACCGATGACCCGAACCGTTGAGGACGCCGCGCTCATGCTCGAGATCACGAGTGGCCCCCACTCGGCCGATCCCTCGAGCGTCCCCGTGGAGATCGACTACCGCGGGGCCGTCGAGCGGTCGATCGACGACTACCGGATCGCGTACAGCCCCGATCTCGACGTCTTTCCGATCACCGACGAGGTGCGAGCGGTCGTCGAGGACGCCGTCGGCGCGTTCGCGGACGCCGGCGCGACCGTCGACGAGATCGAGATCGGCCACGGCTACTCGATGGCCGAGCTGCAGGAGGCGGTGATGGCGACGTACATGACGTCGATCCTCGAGACCGCGGCGCTCGTCGACGAGGAGCACGGGATCGACCTCCGGGACCGTCCCGAGGAGGTGTCGGACAGCCTGCTCGCGATGCTCCACATCGCCGAACAGCACGGGCCCGAAGACCTCGCCCGCTCGGGCGTCGTTCGAACTGGCGTCTTCGACGCCGTGCAGGACGTCCTCGCCGAGTACGACGTCCTCGTGACGCCGACGCTGTCGCGAGCGGACGTCGGGCTGCGCGAGGACCTCGAGTCCGACGCGTGGGAGTGGCCGCTCACGTGGCCGTTCAACTGGACGAGTCACCCGGTCGCCTCGGCGCCCGCCGGACTGACAGACGGGGGCCATCCCGTCGGCCTCCAACTCGTCGGCTCCCGGTTCGGGGACGACGACGTCCTCACGGCCAGCGCGGCGCTCGAGCGCGAGCGACCGTGGGCCCACCTCTACGAGTAG
- the ric gene encoding iron-sulfur cluster repair di-iron protein → MTVEIDPERRLGALVRDNPEFASVFESVGIDYCCGGDASLARACADADLEVATVREKLREARSGDAGETSDRDSISALVDDIVETHHDYLRDELPSLERTVRKVVRVHGDAHPELREVESTFLDLADEATHHIEDEEENVFPELERLDGEPSLTPDEEARIRKAIGHLEDEHDAAAAHLERLRSLTDDYAIPEDACPSYRSMLDRLQLLEEDMHLYIHKENNVMFPEAQERLEAVVAEYSSH, encoded by the coding sequence ATGACCGTCGAAATCGATCCGGAGCGGCGACTCGGTGCGCTCGTCAGAGACAATCCCGAATTCGCGTCGGTGTTCGAGTCCGTCGGGATCGACTACTGCTGTGGCGGCGACGCCTCGCTCGCGCGGGCCTGTGCCGACGCCGACCTCGAGGTTGCGACGGTCCGCGAGAAACTGCGCGAGGCCCGATCGGGAGACGCCGGCGAAACGAGCGACCGGGACTCGATATCGGCGCTCGTTGACGACATCGTCGAAACCCACCACGACTACCTCCGCGACGAGTTGCCGTCGCTCGAGCGAACCGTTCGAAAGGTAGTCCGCGTCCACGGCGACGCCCATCCGGAACTCCGCGAGGTCGAATCGACGTTTCTCGACCTCGCCGACGAGGCCACCCACCACATCGAGGACGAGGAGGAGAACGTCTTCCCCGAACTCGAACGGCTCGACGGCGAGCCGTCGCTGACGCCCGACGAGGAGGCGCGGATCCGCAAGGCGATCGGTCACCTCGAGGACGAACACGACGCGGCCGCGGCCCACCTCGAGCGGCTCCGTTCGCTGACCGACGACTACGCGATCCCCGAGGATGCGTGTCCGAGCTATCGCAGCATGCTCGACCGGCTGCAGCTCCTCGAGGAGGACATGCATCTGTACATCCACAAGGAGAACAACGTCATGTTCCCCGAGGCGCAGGAGCGTCTCGAAGCCGTCGTCGCGGAGTATAGTAGCCACTGA
- a CDS encoding DHH family phosphoesterase — MGNCIICGTPVDGEICESHEEDAVFEFRGTSASQLTPGRYYRGTVDGYADFGVFVDIGDHVTGLLHRSELDQRLESLDWEPGDDVFVQVLDVRDNGNVDLGWSIRQREREFRGKLIETGDDEFQPEEFEDDADADESSAETTNETATPDEPSTATSDESEELTDDRAAKAGELQAAAEETESEPASKTETDSVDEQPAVAETAGTATSSGSVATESAAASTPATDDAADAEPDAESEPALKRTTIEAIENQVGSVVRLEGEITGVRQTSGPTVFELRDETGTVECAAFEEAGVRAYPDVELDDVVALEGEVEHHHGDLQVETESLDILEGEARETVVDRLESAIEREARPADVSLLADHDAVAAVEDNIADAATAIRRAVMEARPVVVRHGATADGYVAGAAIERAVLPLIREKHTREDAEYHYFERRPLDGRVYDMDAATSDVTSMLEARDRHGEQLPLVVLVDAGSTIESTDGYEFLSLYDADSLVIDDSRADEEVADAVDVAVAPSLAGADVADVTSTALATNVAAHVNDDVRDDLEHLPAVSYWEDTPEDYLELATEAGYDETGVSERREAVALEAYYQSYKDKRELVIDLLFGDDDESARPRDGDLAAHVSEQFRDKLETELETARENLTVQGVDGVTVSVLDTDAFTHRYNFPTTILLLDALHRSERDRSDPPYVTLGVGDDELHVRATEPVNVRDLGDHIAEAVPNGGVSVVGGKDGHVEFLPGERDAVREAALEALGETLA, encoded by the coding sequence ATGGGTAACTGTATCATCTGCGGCACACCCGTTGACGGCGAGATCTGTGAGAGCCACGAGGAGGATGCTGTTTTCGAATTTCGCGGCACGTCTGCCTCGCAGCTCACACCCGGTCGCTACTACCGGGGAACCGTCGACGGCTACGCCGACTTCGGTGTCTTCGTCGACATCGGAGACCACGTCACCGGCCTGTTGCATCGAAGCGAACTCGACCAACGACTCGAAAGTCTCGACTGGGAGCCAGGGGACGACGTCTTCGTCCAGGTGCTCGACGTTCGAGACAACGGCAACGTCGACCTCGGCTGGTCGATCCGCCAGCGCGAACGCGAGTTCCGCGGCAAACTGATCGAGACGGGCGACGACGAGTTCCAGCCCGAGGAGTTCGAAGACGACGCCGACGCCGACGAGTCGTCCGCCGAAACGACGAACGAAACCGCCACGCCCGACGAGCCCTCGACCGCGACGAGCGACGAGAGCGAGGAGCTCACCGACGACCGAGCGGCGAAGGCCGGCGAACTGCAGGCTGCCGCCGAGGAGACCGAGTCCGAACCGGCGTCCAAAACGGAGACGGACTCCGTCGACGAGCAGCCCGCGGTCGCGGAGACCGCCGGCACCGCCACGAGTAGCGGCTCCGTTGCGACCGAGTCCGCGGCCGCCTCGACGCCGGCCACCGACGACGCGGCCGACGCCGAACCGGACGCCGAGTCCGAACCCGCGCTCAAGCGAACGACCATCGAAGCAATCGAGAATCAGGTCGGCAGCGTCGTCCGCCTCGAGGGCGAGATCACCGGCGTTCGCCAGACCAGCGGCCCGACCGTCTTCGAACTGCGCGACGAGACCGGGACCGTCGAGTGTGCGGCGTTCGAGGAGGCCGGCGTTCGCGCCTACCCCGACGTCGAACTCGACGACGTCGTCGCCCTGGAGGGCGAAGTCGAACACCACCACGGCGACCTGCAGGTCGAGACCGAATCCCTCGATATCCTCGAGGGCGAGGCGCGCGAGACCGTCGTCGATCGCCTCGAGAGCGCGATCGAACGCGAGGCCCGCCCGGCCGACGTCTCGCTGCTGGCCGATCACGACGCGGTGGCGGCCGTCGAGGACAACATCGCCGACGCGGCGACCGCTATCCGCCGCGCCGTCATGGAAGCGCGACCGGTCGTCGTCCGACACGGCGCGACCGCCGACGGCTACGTCGCCGGTGCCGCCATCGAACGCGCCGTGCTCCCGCTGATCCGCGAGAAGCACACCCGCGAGGACGCGGAGTACCACTACTTCGAGCGCCGCCCGCTCGACGGCCGCGTCTACGACATGGACGCCGCCACCAGCGACGTCACCTCGATGCTCGAGGCCCGCGACCGTCACGGCGAGCAACTCCCGCTCGTCGTCCTCGTCGACGCCGGCTCGACGATCGAGTCCACCGACGGCTACGAGTTCCTCTCGCTGTACGATGCCGATTCGCTCGTCATCGACGACAGCCGTGCCGACGAGGAAGTCGCCGACGCCGTCGACGTCGCCGTCGCCCCGTCGCTCGCCGGCGCTGATGTCGCCGACGTCACCTCGACTGCGCTGGCGACCAACGTCGCCGCCCACGTCAACGACGACGTTCGCGACGACCTCGAACACCTCCCCGCGGTCAGCTACTGGGAGGACACGCCCGAGGACTACCTCGAGCTCGCGACCGAGGCCGGCTACGACGAGACCGGCGTCTCCGAGCGCCGCGAAGCCGTCGCGCTCGAGGCCTACTACCAGTCCTACAAGGACAAGCGCGAACTCGTTATCGACCTGCTGTTCGGTGACGACGACGAGTCGGCGCGGCCTCGAGACGGCGATCTCGCGGCCCACGTCTCCGAACAGTTCCGCGACAAGCTCGAGACCGAACTCGAGACGGCGCGCGAAAACCTCACGGTGCAGGGCGTCGACGGCGTCACCGTCTCCGTGCTCGATACGGACGCCTTCACGCATCGGTACAACTTCCCGACGACGATCCTGCTGCTGGACGCGCTCCACCGCAGCGAACGCGACCGATCTGACCCGCCCTACGTCACGCTCGGCGTCGGCGACGACGAACTCCACGTCCGCGCGACCGAACCCGTGAACGTCCGCGACCTCGGCGATCACATCGCCGAGGCGGTTCCGAACGGCGGCGTCAGCGTCGTCGGCGGCAAGGACGGTCACGTCGAGTTCCTGCCCGGCGAACGCGACGCGGTCCGCGAGGCCGCACTCGAGGCGCTCGGCGAGACGCTCGCGTAA
- a CDS encoding DUF7122 family protein: MADGNDGQRFDRLPATPAERTVEGRVSREEVVDYFDDRFGVPPETFDDYTFWEKGAGKIWIYGGEAPTPLEIEAIGMTCLRTRQEHWKPTTDFVQRFGGHATECVIDLDRERARRFAAGEDQELERWDGDWGYLIAAHEVGVGPEGRPVRDGEAVERGESEAIGVGLYVHGELRSMVPKGRQRDLES, from the coding sequence ATGGCCGACGGAAACGACGGCCAGCGGTTCGATCGGCTCCCCGCGACGCCGGCGGAGCGAACCGTCGAGGGCCGCGTCAGCCGCGAGGAAGTCGTCGACTACTTCGACGATCGGTTCGGCGTCCCGCCCGAAACGTTCGACGACTACACCTTCTGGGAGAAGGGGGCCGGCAAGATCTGGATCTACGGCGGCGAGGCACCGACGCCGCTGGAGATCGAAGCGATCGGGATGACCTGTCTCCGCACGCGACAGGAACACTGGAAGCCGACGACGGACTTCGTTCAGCGCTTTGGCGGTCACGCGACCGAGTGCGTTATCGACCTCGATCGCGAGCGAGCGCGGCGGTTCGCGGCCGGCGAGGATCAGGAACTCGAGCGATGGGACGGCGACTGGGGGTATCTGATCGCCGCCCACGAGGTCGGGGTCGGGCCGGAGGGCCGACCAGTACGAGACGGCGAAGCCGTCGAGCGAGGCGAGTCCGAAGCGATCGGCGTCGGCCTCTACGTCCACGGCGAACTCCGCTCGATGGTGCCGAAGGGACGACAGCGGGACCTCGAGTCGTAG
- a CDS encoding cold-shock protein: protein MANGTVDFFNDTGGYGFIETEDADEDVFFHMEDVGGEDLTEGTEIEFDIEQAPKGPRATNVVRE, encoded by the coding sequence ATGGCAAACGGCACGGTTGACTTCTTCAACGACACTGGCGGCTACGGATTCATCGAGACTGAGGACGCGGACGAGGACGTATTCTTCCACATGGAAGACGTCGGCGGCGAGGACCTCACGGAAGGGACGGAGATCGAATTCGACATCGAACAGGCCCCCAAGGGCCCGCGCGCGACGAACGTCGTTCGCGAGTAA
- a CDS encoding DUF7344 domain-containing protein — protein sequence MDSRDEELIRLLTDATNRAVVTVLDDASHGLSVTEIAERLGSEDGAELERTVISLHHKVLPRLDEAGLIEYDRDENVVTEGTTSVADAEWMDVDLFDELFSRFGTGRGTDESAVGRLEGHEDVYDYCRKLADRATDELFLIYASDELLDEACLPHAERAIERGVAFHAGTKNRAAREFFRDHLPEATIWDPQLDWLYEQSSYPKVSRLVVADRETVAVGLWDEDADGTKREIAMIGDGKTNPLVVLIRELLGPRLDHLDYQSDEFLGNLPFEP from the coding sequence ATGGATTCGCGGGACGAGGAACTCATTCGACTACTGACGGACGCCACTAATCGTGCAGTCGTAACCGTGCTCGATGACGCGTCTCACGGACTCTCCGTGACCGAAATCGCCGAACGGCTCGGTTCGGAGGACGGGGCGGAACTCGAGCGAACGGTCATCTCGCTTCATCACAAGGTCCTCCCCCGACTCGACGAAGCGGGACTGATCGAGTACGACCGCGACGAAAACGTCGTCACCGAGGGGACCACCTCGGTAGCCGACGCCGAATGGATGGACGTCGACCTCTTCGACGAACTGTTCTCACGGTTCGGAACGGGACGCGGAACGGATGAAAGCGCCGTCGGGCGACTCGAGGGGCACGAGGACGTATACGACTACTGCCGGAAACTGGCCGACAGAGCCACGGACGAACTGTTTCTGATCTACGCCTCCGACGAGTTACTCGACGAGGCGTGTCTCCCGCACGCAGAGCGCGCCATCGAGCGCGGCGTCGCGTTCCACGCCGGAACCAAAAACCGAGCGGCTCGGGAGTTCTTTCGGGATCACCTTCCGGAAGCGACGATATGGGACCCGCAACTGGACTGGTTGTACGAGCAGTCGAGCTACCCCAAGGTGAGTCGACTCGTCGTCGCCGATCGGGAGACGGTCGCCGTCGGTCTATGGGACGAAGACGCCGACGGGACCAAAAGGGAGATCGCGATGATCGGTGACGGGAAGACCAATCCCTTGGTCGTCCTCATCCGCGAACTGCTCGGTCCGCGGCTGGATCACCTCGATTACCAGAGCGACGAGTTCCTCGGAAACCTTCCGTTCGAACCGTGA
- a CDS encoding MFS transporter, translated as MNEDRLQFWSLYLARFAEGFGFITLITLLPYYITTLEPTGTTVLGLTVSAGLVVGLYTTGFTFAQTVAVIPLAWAGDRFDKRLVLLAVLGAGVGVYALFPIVDSSASFIAIRALQGVVVTGSGLMTLSLVGQLADVGARANYIGKANAANFAASIVGSLSAGTLYEAVGFGPIFTVIVCIILVAWLGTIRYLEADETRVSGFPFADLALNRRLLTLSSFRFQYAFSVTLVRTWVPIFAGVSAAQGGLAYGGLAVSLTVVAEKFTNMCCQPFTGRLSDGYGRALFVFAGGAAYGLIALCIPFAPAVGTALGSPSELVVAVPAAVAGTAFPAWIPLETVPGRLSPLGGVSPGFVPLVVLSGLLGIADSFREPASMALFADEGTEDGGVASSFGIRELVWRPGSVVAPLLGGWLMYEIGMASVFYVGGAFALTGVGAFLVILVWFHGTGALTEW; from the coding sequence GTGAACGAGGACCGTCTCCAGTTCTGGTCGCTCTATCTCGCTCGGTTCGCGGAAGGGTTCGGGTTCATCACGCTCATCACGCTGTTGCCGTACTACATCACGACGCTCGAGCCGACCGGAACGACGGTCCTCGGGTTGACGGTCAGCGCCGGCCTCGTCGTCGGGCTCTACACGACTGGCTTTACCTTCGCCCAGACCGTCGCCGTCATCCCGCTGGCGTGGGCCGGCGATCGCTTCGACAAGCGACTCGTCTTACTCGCCGTCCTCGGGGCCGGCGTCGGTGTCTACGCGCTGTTTCCGATCGTCGACTCGAGCGCCTCCTTTATCGCCATCCGAGCGCTACAGGGGGTCGTCGTCACCGGCTCCGGTCTGATGACGCTATCGCTCGTCGGCCAGCTCGCCGACGTCGGCGCTCGGGCGAACTACATCGGCAAGGCGAACGCGGCGAACTTCGCCGCGTCGATCGTCGGCAGCCTCAGTGCGGGCACGCTCTACGAGGCGGTCGGGTTCGGGCCGATCTTCACCGTCATCGTCTGTATCATACTCGTCGCGTGGCTCGGCACGATTCGGTACCTCGAGGCCGACGAGACCCGCGTCAGTGGGTTTCCGTTCGCCGACCTCGCGCTCAACCGGCGTCTCCTCACCCTCTCGAGCTTTCGGTTCCAGTACGCGTTTTCGGTCACGCTCGTTCGAACGTGGGTCCCGATCTTCGCGGGCGTTTCGGCGGCACAGGGTGGACTGGCATACGGCGGCCTCGCGGTCTCGCTGACCGTCGTCGCCGAGAAGTTCACCAACATGTGCTGTCAGCCGTTCACGGGTCGGCTCTCGGACGGCTACGGCCGCGCGCTGTTCGTCTTCGCCGGCGGGGCGGCGTACGGGCTGATCGCGTTGTGCATTCCGTTCGCGCCGGCGGTCGGTACCGCACTCGGGTCGCCGTCTGAACTCGTCGTCGCGGTTCCGGCGGCCGTCGCGGGGACGGCGTTCCCCGCCTGGATCCCGCTCGAGACGGTCCCCGGTCGGCTCTCTCCCTTGGGCGGCGTCTCGCCGGGGTTCGTCCCGCTCGTCGTGCTCTCCGGGCTGCTCGGAATCGCCGACAGTTTCCGCGAACCAGCGAGCATGGCGCTGTTCGCCGACGAGGGGACCGAAGACGGCGGCGTCGCCTCGAGTTTCGGCATTCGCGAACTCGTCTGGCGGCCGGGGAGCGTCGTCGCGCCCCTGCTCGGCGGCTGGCTCATGTACGAGATCGGTATGGCGTCGGTGTTCTACGTCGGTGGGGCGTTCGCGCTGACGGGCGTCGGCGCGTTCCTCGTGATTCTGGTGTGGTTCCACGGGACCGGCGCGCTCACCGAATGGTGA
- a CDS encoding metal-dependent hydrolase has product MVDVTGHLGMALLFAAPAWMVWGRRGALGFTAFAVATAMLPDTDLALRHVLPITHHGVTHTVLFVVLMSVLAGTVAARYLTDWFNANRRIRSTEITNETVFVFATAGLTVGGISHLFADLLSAPDIAPPLSPFWPLYSEPVIIDVIYYGSPFWNFGLLAAGAGLHLLLARRERYPLETRYRIGGNGSQYRASDDD; this is encoded by the coding sequence ATGGTCGACGTTACCGGTCATCTCGGAATGGCGCTGTTGTTCGCCGCACCGGCGTGGATGGTATGGGGCCGACGCGGTGCGCTCGGGTTCACGGCCTTCGCGGTAGCGACGGCGATGCTCCCCGATACGGACCTGGCACTTCGGCACGTGCTCCCGATCACCCACCACGGGGTGACCCACACCGTCCTGTTCGTCGTCCTGATGAGCGTTCTCGCCGGAACCGTCGCCGCCCGATACCTCACCGACTGGTTCAACGCCAATCGAAGGATCCGGAGCACCGAAATCACGAACGAGACCGTCTTCGTCTTCGCGACGGCGGGACTGACCGTCGGCGGCATCAGCCATCTCTTCGCCGATCTCCTCTCCGCCCCCGATATCGCGCCGCCGCTCTCGCCGTTCTGGCCCCTCTACTCGGAGCCGGTGATCATCGACGTGATCTACTACGGGTCGCCGTTCTGGAACTTCGGGCTGCTCGCCGCCGGCGCGGGGCTCCACCTGCTACTCGCCCGCCGCGAGCGCTATCCGCTCGAGACCCGCTACCGAATCGGTGGCAACGGGTCTCAGTATCGCGCGAGCGACGACGACTGA
- a CDS encoding metal-dependent hydrolase — MELTWHGHSTWYVTVGETDLLIDPFFDNPKTDLEPADIETPDYVLLTHGHADHIAHAGEFSDATLVATPEIVSYCEDEFGYDDAVGGMGMNLGGTVECGDAYVTMTRADHTNGIMTENDASGGMPAGFVVSDTKPTQVSDEESTTFYNAGDTSLMTEMREVIGPYLEPDAAAVPIGDHFTMGPMQAAIAVDWLDVDHAFPQHYDTFPPIEQDPEDFASEVRGTGSDAEVHTLEADEPFELES, encoded by the coding sequence ATGGAACTCACTTGGCACGGCCACTCGACGTGGTACGTCACCGTTGGGGAGACCGACCTACTGATCGATCCGTTCTTCGACAATCCGAAGACCGACCTCGAGCCGGCCGATATCGAGACGCCGGACTACGTCCTGTTGACGCACGGCCACGCGGACCACATCGCGCACGCGGGCGAGTTTTCGGACGCGACGCTGGTCGCGACGCCGGAGATCGTCTCCTACTGCGAAGACGAGTTCGGCTACGACGACGCCGTCGGGGGGATGGGGATGAACCTCGGCGGAACCGTCGAGTGCGGCGACGCCTACGTCACGATGACCCGCGCCGACCACACGAACGGGATCATGACCGAAAACGACGCGAGCGGCGGGATGCCCGCCGGCTTCGTCGTCTCGGACACTAAACCGACGCAGGTCAGCGACGAGGAGTCGACGACGTTCTACAATGCGGGCGACACGTCCCTCATGACCGAGATGCGCGAGGTCATCGGGCCGTATCTCGAGCCCGACGCCGCCGCGGTGCCGATCGGCGACCACTTCACGATGGGGCCGATGCAGGCCGCCATCGCCGTCGACTGGCTCGACGTCGACCACGCTTTCCCCCAACACTACGACACCTTCCCGCCGATCGAGCAGGATCCCGAGGACTTCGCCAGCGAGGTTCGCGGAACCGGCAGCGACGCCGAGGTCCACACGCTCGAGGCCGACGAGCCGTTCGAACTCGAGTCCTGA
- a CDS encoding proteasome assembly chaperone family protein, translating into MAQIRQQGPEIDLEEPVLVEGFPGLGLVGKIATDHLIEELDMRYYASVDCDGLPRVGVYRGGNRTAEPPVRLYASEEHDVIALRSDVPISSDAVGSVAECLTEWIVAQDALPLYLSGLPAEREDEPDVYGIGTGDAGERLESHDIDAPPEDGVVTGPTGALINRAAQRDYDSVGLVVESSPQFPDPESASVLLEEGICRLADVEVDVQELLDRAAEIREKREQFAQQMQQIGQDESSQAQPLRMYQ; encoded by the coding sequence ATGGCACAAATCCGCCAGCAGGGCCCCGAGATCGACCTCGAGGAGCCGGTCCTCGTCGAGGGGTTTCCGGGTCTCGGACTCGTCGGGAAGATCGCGACCGACCACCTCATCGAGGAACTCGACATGCGCTACTACGCCAGCGTCGATTGCGATGGGCTGCCTCGCGTCGGCGTCTACCGCGGCGGCAACCGAACGGCAGAGCCGCCGGTCCGGCTCTACGCAAGCGAGGAGCACGACGTTATCGCGCTTCGCAGCGACGTCCCGATCTCTTCTGATGCCGTCGGCTCCGTCGCCGAGTGTCTGACCGAGTGGATCGTCGCGCAGGACGCGCTTCCGCTCTACCTCAGCGGGCTGCCCGCCGAGCGCGAGGACGAACCCGACGTCTACGGCATCGGGACCGGAGACGCCGGCGAGCGACTCGAGAGCCACGACATCGACGCGCCGCCCGAAGACGGCGTCGTCACGGGACCGACGGGGGCGCTCATCAACCGCGCCGCACAGCGCGACTACGACAGCGTCGGTCTCGTCGTCGAATCGAGCCCGCAGTTCCCGGATCCCGAATCCGCGAGCGTCCTCCTCGAGGAGGGCATCTGTCGGCTCGCCGACGTCGAGGTCGACGTACAGGAACTGCTCGACCGCGCGGCGGAGATCCGAGAGAAGCGAGAGCAGTTCGCCCAGCAGATGCAACAGATCGGTCAGGATGAGAGTTCGCAGGCCCAGCCGCTGCGGATGTATCAGTAG